In one window of Flavobacterium ginsengisoli DNA:
- a CDS encoding TetR/AcrR family transcriptional regulator, whose product MASKDRILRQKEETRNNILGAAYDIVKEEGWNGLSMRKIADRIEYTAPIIYEYFSNKEAILEELTGKGFVKLTKELQVAIDKFEKPEDQLEAMWMTYWDFAFTNTEMYQLMFGVQMTCCAQRCSAQEGPYKLFTQVIAEVMKDSNPSQDIIKQKYFTFFSVIHGLIAINIINKSDILETINAQILKDAIGGIIKSIQ is encoded by the coding sequence ATGGCTAGCAAAGATCGAATTTTAAGACAAAAAGAAGAGACAAGGAACAATATCCTTGGCGCTGCTTATGATATCGTAAAAGAAGAAGGCTGGAATGGTTTGAGTATGCGTAAAATTGCCGACAGAATCGAATATACTGCTCCTATTATTTATGAATATTTCTCGAATAAAGAAGCAATTTTAGAAGAACTAACCGGCAAAGGTTTTGTCAAATTGACTAAAGAATTGCAAGTTGCAATAGATAAGTTTGAAAAACCCGAAGATCAATTAGAAGCCATGTGGATGACTTACTGGGACTTCGCTTTTACTAATACTGAAATGTATCAGTTAATGTTTGGTGTTCAAATGACGTGCTGTGCACAGCGATGTTCGGCTCAAGAAGGACCTTACAAATTATTTACTCAAGTGATTGCTGAAGTAATGAAAGACAGCAATCCGAGTCAAGATATCATAAAACAAAAGTACTTCACTTTCTTTTCTGTTATTCATGGCTTAATCGCCATTAACATCATTAACAAAAGTGATATTTTAGAAACAATTAATGCCCAAATTTTGAAAGATGCCATTGGTGGTATCATCAAATCAATACAATAA